From Streptomyces sp. SCSIO 75703:
TCGCGGTCGGCTGCGACGTCTCCGACGAGGCGCAGGTCGAGGCGGCCGTCGCCCGGATCGCGGCGGAACTGGGCGCCCCGGTCATCCTCGTGAACAACGCGGGCGTGCTCCGCGACAACCTGCTGTTCAAGATGAGCGCCGCCGACTGGGACACCGTCATGAACGTGCACCTGCGCGGCGCGTTCCTCATGACGAAGGCGTGTCAGAAGCACATGGTGGACGCGCACTTCGGCCGGATCGTCAACCTGTCCTCCTCCTCCGCGCTCGGCAACCGCGGCCAGGTCAACTACTCCGCCGCCAAGGCCGGCCTCCAGGGCTTCACCAAGACCCTCGCCAAGGAACTCGGCAAGTTCGGCGTCACCGCCAACTCCGTCGCCCCCGGCTTCATCGCCACCGACATGACCGCCGCCACCGCCGGGCGCATCGGCATGGGCTTCGAGGACTTCAAGGCCGCCGCCGCCACCCAGATCCCGGTCCAGCGCGTCGGCGAGCCCGAGGACGTCGCCAACGCCATCGCCTTCTTCACCGGCGAGGCGGCCGGCTTCGTCTCCGGCCAGGTGCTGTACGTGGCCGGCGGGCCGCTCGACTAGGCATCCCCACACGGCCACGGCGCCGCGGGCGGGGCCCCGGGCGTGGCCGGCAGCCGTATCCAGAGGGACTCACAAGGACAGACGGGAACATGACTTCCGTGGAACTTTCGGGCAAGGTCGCCCTCGTCACCGGCGCCAGCCGAGGTATCGGCTACGGCGTCGCCGAGGCGTTCGTCGCGCGCGGCGACCGCGTCTGCATCACCGGCCGCAACGAGGACGCGCTGAAGGAGGCGGTCGACCGGCTCGGCGCCGACCGGGTCATCGGTGTCGCCGGCAAGGCACACGACGAGACACACCAGGCCGCCGCCGTCGAGCGTGTGATGGAGGCGTTCGGGCGTGTCGACTTCCTGGTCAACAACGCGGGAACCAACCCGGTGTTCGGCCCGATGGCCGACCTCGACCTGGGCGTCGCGCGCAAGGTCTTCGAGACCAACGTGATCTCGGCGCTCGGCTTCGCCCAGCGGACCTGGCACGCCTGGCAGAAGGAGAACGGCGGCGCCATCGTCAACATCGCCTCCGTCGCGGGCATCGCGCCCTCGCCCTTCATCGGCGCCTACGGCGTCAGCAAGGCCGCGATGATCAACCTCACGGCGCAGCTCGCGCACGAGTTCGCGCCCGGGGTACGCGTCAACGCCATCGCCCCGGCGGTCGTCAAGACCAAGTTCGCCGCCGCCCTGTACGAGGGGCGCGAGGCGGAGGCCGCGGCCGGCTACCCGCTCGGCCGGCTCGGCGTGCCCTCCGACATCGGCGGCGCCGCGGCCTTCCTCACCTCGGACCAGTCGGACTGGATCACCGGTCAGACGCTGGTCGTCGACGGCGGCGTCTTCCTCAACGCGGGCATGGGCTGACCCGCCGCGCACCTGCCCCCGGCACGGGTGTCGCCGCCGCGCGCGGGCGGCACCCGTGTCCGTCTATCGGACCCTCGTCACCGTGACAACGTAGTCATCTCGAAATGATCAAAACCGCTGTTCAGCCGGGGTCCAGCGTGTGTGGCGCTGCGGTATGGTCTGCCGACTCTTGGTACGGCCGATCGAGGAGCGTGCGCGTGTTCAACCGGAGCCGATGCCTGCGGCGGGTGGCCGCCATCGTGTCCGTGGCGACGTTGGCCGGCGGCTGCGGCATGCTGTCCTCGGGCGACGCGAACGACGAGGACCCCATCGTCGTCGGCACCACCAGCCCACCCAGCACCCTCGACCCGGCCGCCTCGTGGGACGGCTCCTGGGAACTGTTCCGCAACGTCTACCAGACGCTGCTGAGCTACCCCAACGGCGCGACCCTCCCCGAGCCGGACGCCGCCGAGGAGTGCGGCTTCACCGACTCCCGCAACCAGGTCTACCGCTGCACGCTGCGCAAGGGGCTGACCTTCTCCAACGGGAAGCCGCTCGACGCGCGGGCCGTCAAGCACTCCATCGACCGTATCGGCAAGATCGACGTCAACGGCGGCCCCGCGGGACTCCTCGGCAGCCTCGACAGCGTGCGGGCCGAAGGCGACCGCGAGGTGGTCTTCCA
This genomic window contains:
- a CDS encoding SDR family oxidoreductase, with the translated sequence MTSVELSGKVALVTGASRGIGYGVAEAFVARGDRVCITGRNEDALKEAVDRLGADRVIGVAGKAHDETHQAAAVERVMEAFGRVDFLVNNAGTNPVFGPMADLDLGVARKVFETNVISALGFAQRTWHAWQKENGGAIVNIASVAGIAPSPFIGAYGVSKAAMINLTAQLAHEFAPGVRVNAIAPAVVKTKFAAALYEGREAEAAAGYPLGRLGVPSDIGGAAAFLTSDQSDWITGQTLVVDGGVFLNAGMG
- the fabG gene encoding 3-oxoacyl-ACP reductase FabG; translation: MSTTEQRVAVVTGAARGIGATTAVRLAAEGRAVAVLDLDEAACADTVEKITAAGGTALAVGCDVSDEAQVEAAVARIAAELGAPVILVNNAGVLRDNLLFKMSAADWDTVMNVHLRGAFLMTKACQKHMVDAHFGRIVNLSSSSALGNRGQVNYSAAKAGLQGFTKTLAKELGKFGVTANSVAPGFIATDMTAATAGRIGMGFEDFKAAAATQIPVQRVGEPEDVANAIAFFTGEAAGFVSGQVLYVAGGPLD